From the genome of Miscanthus floridulus cultivar M001 chromosome 10, ASM1932011v1, whole genome shotgun sequence, one region includes:
- the LOC136486402 gene encoding disease resistance protein RGA4-like yields the protein MIDLKAAKMEAALLGGLIRAIVPKLISLGHERYKLQKSVKSDIEFLVKELRLIVGSIDDGISVQGEDHGALSGLLIEDLRELAFGIEDFLDSLMYHTIWKQQPASFQKIVRLPKMLRARLQFAGSAERRRLRNLTTEAYERRKRFTSTGPAHQQPSAAAASAPMGEPPSSVFHPRNVGDTDLVGVDGLRAELLEQLADAKGQMKVISIVGFCGLGKTAVAAQVYNRETDGGRFEKHAWVCAAGKRPTELLTDVLSELNADTGSSRGTPRELCEDIRNQLHNKRYLIVIDDIQTEDMWGNINSAFPDNNGFSSRILVTTTIQPVAIACSSAESYMHKMRRLDEGCSKQLFTVKTCPVEYSCYKQPDSEAILKKCGGQPLALVTIGEFLKKQGWPIGPSCEDICNKLHYHLENDRTFEAMRRVLIHNYTSLPNHALKACLLYFGMFPSDYQIKRKSLLRLWLAEGFVELQPSTTTPDSATAFDMLKDRNIIEPVCISNNENVKTCQTYSMMHEFILHMSVSQNFVTLLCDEMTEHKCVRRLSLHKSAAIDGNNLDTNVLSLVRSLTVFEKPSEGILDFSKYRLLRVLDLERCDDLNDNHVKNICCLLLLKYLSLGKNVTKLPKDISKLTLLETLDLRASMVAKLRAEVFHMPCLVHLFGKFKLPDAVDFPKQGRSVLQTLAGFIANGSQSYSKLMDHMIKLRKVKVWCESSAGAGGTEWNSLQEAIQRFIQDKNVRNIGDRSLSLHFDRTFKNSLNCLKEPCYLSSLKLHGELDALPQFVISLRGLKELCLSSVKFTTGFLEALTQLSDLKYLKLIADDLEKFTIKAKAFPSLLRLCFVLQHPTFPTIQEGSMKHLKTLQLVCKDLHGLCGIKIEYMKLLKEVILHDGVDPHTWVKWEEAAKEHPNKPKVLPSETAETSKRNPTAEISKWEPREDSDVLVPPKIEFTENSVTSIGSLQDKFTSVPVNQELESSALPKTHSICAVQASSDDGTNASFNHMGVFEISPLTNLSKTASNAESEPMAVCVPVELTKVESANNSASTVETIEQTDTQIRVNQQSGSIDEPKRQNTDIQNHAFKSTGFSEDSLSTELSITGHDMVSSHTLQGC from the exons ATGATCGATCTCAAGGCGGCGAAGATGGAGGCCGCCCTTCTGGGCGGGTTAATCAGAGCCATCGTGCCGAAGCTCATCTCGCTGGGTCACGAGAGGTACAAGCTGCAAAAGAGCGTCAAGAGCGACATCGAGTTCCTCGTGAAGGAGCTCCGCCTGATCGTCGGCTCCATCGACGACGGGATCTCCGTGCAGGGCGAGGACCACGGGGCCTTGTCGGGCTTGCTGATTGAAGACCTGCGCGAGCTGGCTTTCGGCATCGAGGACTTCTTGGACAGCCTCATGTACCACACAATCTGGAAGCAGCAGCCGGCCTCGTTCCAGAAAATTGTTCGGCTCCCCAAGATGTTGCGCGCTCGCCTGCAGTTCGCCGGCTCTGCCGAGCGGCGGCGGCTGAGGAATCTCACGACGGAGGCGTACGAGCGGAGGAAGAGATTCACGAGCACGGGCCCAGCACACCAACAGccctcggctgctgctgcttcggCTCCGATGGGTGAGCCGCCGTCGTCGGTATTCCATCCGCGCAACGTCGGTGACACGGATCTTGTGGGCGTCGACGGGCTCCGGGCGGAGCTGCTGGAGCAGCTGGCTGATGCCAAAGGTCAGATGAAGGTGATCTCTATCGTCGGCTTCTGCGGGTTGGGGAAGACTGCAGTGGCAGCCCAAGTGTACAACAGGGAAACCGACGGCGGAAGATTCGAGAAACACGCGTGGGTTTGTGCCGCCGGCAAGCGGCCAACGGAGCTGCTCACTGACGTGCTCAGCGAACTCAACGCCGATACCGGTTCTTCCAGGGGAACGCCAAGGGAGCTTTGCGAAGATATAAGAAATCAGTTGCATAACAAGAG GTATTTAATTGTGATAGATGACATTCAAACAGAAGATATGTGGGGAAACATCAATTCAGCCTTCCCAGACAACAATGGTTTTTCCAGTAGAATACTGGTGACAACAACTATTCAACCAGTAGCTATCGCCTGCAGCTCCGCTGAAAGCTATATGCACAAAATGAGAAGACTCGACGAGGGATGCTCGAAACAATTGTTCACCGTTAAAACTTGCCCAGTGGAATATTCATGTTACAAGCAGCCGGATTCAGAAGCAATTTTGAAGAAATGTGGTGGCCAGCCACTTGCTCTGGTAACCATAGGTGAATTCTTGAAAAAACAGGGTTGGCCGATAGGACCTTCATGCGAAGATATTTGCAACAAGTTACATTATCATTTGGAGAATGACAGAACTTTTGAGGCCATGCGACGGGTGCTGATCCACAATTACACCAGTCTGCCAAATCATGCTCTGAAAGCCTGCTTGCTATATTTTGGTATGTTCCCAAGTGATTATCAGATCAAGAGAAAAAGTCTGTTGAGACTATGGTTAGCTGAGGGATTTGTTGAATTACAACCTTCAACTACCACCCCGGATTCTGCAACTGCTTTTGATATGCTCAAGGATCGGAACATCATTGAGCCCGTTTGTATAAGCAACAATGAAAATGTGAAGACGTGCCAAACTTACAGCATGATGCATGAGTTTATTTTGCACATGTCAGTTTCTCAGAACTTTGTCACATTGCTTTGTGATGAGATGACCGAACACAAATGTGTTCGACGTCTTTCTCTCCATAAAAGTGCTGCTATAGATGGAAATAATTTGGACACCAATGTTTTATCTCTCGTTCGATCTCTGACAGTTTTTGAGAAGCCTAGTGAAGGTATTTTGGACTTCAGCAAGTATCGCCTTCTGCGAGTCTTGGATCTAGAAAGGTGTGATGACTTGAACGATAATCATGTCAAAAACATATGTTGTCTGTTGCTACTGAAATATCTGAGCCTTGGAAAAAATGTTACCAAACTTCCAAAGGATATTTCAAAACTGACACTTTTGGAGACACTTGATTTAAGGGCATCCATGGTAGCTAAGCTTCGGGCAGAAGTCTTCCATATGCCTTGTTTAGTTCATCTGTTTGGAAAGTTTAAGCTCCCTGACGCAGTAGATTTTCCAAAGCAAGGAAGAAGTGTCTTGCAGACGCTAGCAGGATTTATCGCTAACGGAAGTCAAAGTTACTCAAAACTTATGGACCATATGATAAAACTGAGAAAGGTGAAGGTTTGGTGCGAGTCATCAGCAGGTGCTGGTGGCACTGAGTGGAATAGTCTTCAGGAAGCCATTCAGAGGTTCATCCAGGATAAAAATGTAAGAAATATTGGTGATCGTTCTCTATCACTTCATTTTGACAGAACCTTTAAAAACTCCCTAAATTGCCTAAAAGAACCCTGTTACCTGAGCTCATTGAAATTACATGGTGAATTGGATGCATTGCCCCAGTTTGTTATTTCACTCCGTGGTCTCAAGGAGTTATGTCTTTCATCTGTTAAGTTTACAACTGGCTTTCTTGAAGCTTTGACTCAGTTGAGTGACTTGAAATATTTAAAACTGATTGCTGACGACCTTGAGAAGTTCACCATAAAAGCTAAGGCATTCCCCAGCTTGCTGCGTCTTTGTTTTGTGCTGCAACATCCAACATTTCCAACAATTCAAGAAGGATCTATGAAACACCTCAAGACACTTCAGTTGGTCTGTAAGGATCTACATGGACTTTGTGGTATCAAAATAGAATATATGAAACTCCTTAAGGAGGTTATTCTTCATGATGGAGTTGATCCACATACATGGGTAAAATGGGAAGAGGCTGCGAAGGAACATCCAAATAAGCCAAAGGTTTTGCCATCCGAAACAGCTGAAACTTCAAAAAGGAATCCTACAGCCGAAATTTCAAAATGGGAGCCCAGAGAAGATTCTGATGTTTTGGTGCCACCCAAAATTGAGTTCACAGAAAATTCTGTCACGTCAATAGGATCCTTACAAGACAAGTTCACTAGTGTGCCAGTAAACCAAGAATTAGAATCATCTGCTTTACCGAAGACACATAGCATTTGTGCAGTCCAAGCAAGTTCAGATGACGGAACGAATGCTTCTTTCAATCATATGGGAGTTTTTGAGATTTCTCCCTTGACCAATTTGTCAAAAACTGCTAGTAATGCAGAAAGTGAGCCTATGGCGGTTTGTGTTCCAGTAGAGCTAACCAAAGTTGAATCTGCAAACAATTCTGCTTCGACAGTTGAAACAATAGAACAGACTGACACTCAAATTCGAGTGAACCAACAATCGGGGTCCATTGATGAGCCAAAGAGGCAGAATACCGATATACAGAATCATGCTTTCAAGAGTACGGGGTTTTCCGAGGATTCTCTTTCAACCGAGTTGTCAATTACTGGGCACGACATGGTGTCTTCTCATACACTTCAAGGATGCTGA